The DNA segment GAAAGCCACTCGAACGAATGTGAGAGGAGCAAAAAGGCAAACAAAAGGGAAGCGCTAATGGCAACAGAGAAATTCCCAATTCACGATACTGATTCCACCGGGCAGGCAGACATATTGACAGAAGCGATGGAGACAGACGAGGACTTTTTTACTGAAATGACTTCAATCGTTTCACGAGAATTGCCCTATTGCGCCAATAATAGAATAAGGACAAGCCTTACTTACTCAGAAGTACAGTAATAGAGTAGTGCTCAAGGGAAGGACATGCGGGAAGAGAACTATTCTAAAAGAAAGAAATCGTCTGATTAAGAAAGACGGGATCCGTTCCGCCTCTCACTAATACAAGACGGGGATAAGCCGGACATGATCCCTGACTCAATTCCCGTCTTCTCTAGTGGGAATTCTGATCCCGAATAACTCAGTCAGTGAGGATGTCCATGCTCAATAGCTTCTCTGTCAGCTTCTTAACCGCGTGGGGCCTTTGGAGAAGCAAGTAATCCATTTCGATCTCTTTCCTCAGGTATTAAGGTGTCAAGGCGGTCGAAGAAGGCCACAAGTAGAAGCAACCGATGCTTTGGTCATTCAGTTGACTCCTTGCTGCCACTGCCAGTCCGTGTTTGCTGTCATGCTGGCAAAAGCAGGGGTTTCGGCCGGTTTTACCTACTATTGGATTTGAACCAATGACTCTCGCCGTATGAAAGCGATACTCTAACCGCTGAGTCAAGTAGGTCAAGCTGAGTCAAGTcagagaaaagaaaatagaCCCCTATAAGAGAAAGCCGCGCAACCAGAGTTCCCCAACCTACACAAGGGGGGGCGGAGCGCTAAGAAAGAGAAAGCGTTATCACTATACGAAATGAAGCAGCAGCTAGCACGCTAAGATCAACCACTTGGAGAACGTGGAGCCTTTCTTTCTCGGTCATCTGTCTTAATATATATAAGTGGATTCCGATTCATGCGGTCGTTCTCTACTGCATTGGTCTTTTCACTCCACCATAACAAAATATTTCCACTATATCTCTCAGGAGTAGTCAAAGGCGGGTCCGAGtaagaaaaaattcacaaagaaCTAGGGCATACAACAATGGATCAATTTATTCAACAAGATCCGTTCGGATCGGACCAGGATGAATGGGATTGGTCTGACCTCTCGCTCAGATGTAAGACTCCCGCCGCCGACAGATGTTCCATGCCACCTTTCGTGAACAGCTATGCCCGAGAATGAATGAATTGTGATATAGCGCCGAATAAGCCACTGCTCTATTCCCGACCAATCTATAAAGGACTTAAAGGGAGAGAAAATAGGGGGCCTACACCATACATCCTGCTGCCTCGGGACGACTGCACGTTACATCATAGCAGCACGACCAAATAAATAAAGGCGGAAACCCGATTGGGCGTTCCTGCGCACCCGGCATCCTGCAAGAAAAGGCCCCTTACTATACTATAGAACAAGCAAGGGATTGAGCTGCGCGAAAGCCGCGTTGCTTGTTAGCGCTTTAGTTTGATTTACAGGGCGTTTCGTTTAGGCtttactaataaaataaaaaagaaataagataGAAAGGGCTTTTTCAGCTTACTCTGCTACAGCGGACCCTGTTAAGGGTGCCGCGGTTTGTGGGCTTGAAGGACTTAGCGCcgaagtggtatcagagccaaaggTTAGGCCAAGCCATGGCTAGTGGGAAGAACCCGTAGGCTAGTGCCGTCGAAGAGGCTCGACAGAGATGGTTCGAATCAAGCGAAATCAAAGGCATTCGTTGGCACCCGAGATGCTAAGGATCGAAGACTTTTTAGATATGGAGCGGCTTGTCGGGCTACGTCCGAGGAGACGTCGGTGAATACGGCTGCCATCTATCTTGATGGTTCAGCCAAGTTCTGGGTGGCGGACCAAAAGACGTAAATAAGGCGGAGCGTGAAGTGCAATTAGATTCATTTTGAAGACGAGCTTCAGGCAGAATGGAGGGTTCCTGCCCGGTTGTGGTCCGACATGTTGATGAGCCTGAAGCAAACAGGCCCCATGCCGATCTTCGCTTGGGCCGGCTCCGAGGCTCTACCCTGGCTTTTCATTGGTTCCTCCCCAGGGCCCTTTATCATATTGGGCGTGCATCTTAAAGCaatcgggggggggggggggggggggggggcgccGAGTACATAGACGAGGCGGTCCCAGGAATGAAAGTCCATTCCTCTGGAACTCGGTTTCACAAAAAAGGTTCAATCTTGTGAAAGCGTAGCGTAGGCGAAACCTGGCAGCCCGCCCAGAGTTTGACCTTATCCGGTCCTGGTTTTAATCTTTCCCCCGCAACAACACTGGGAAGAAGACGATCAGGATCTCACGTGTGGCAGCTGTTGGAACAAAGTCCTACATCCAAGAGGTACCTATCTAGAGGAGAGAAAGGAAACTCACCACTCATTggtgaaagaggagagagaaaggacCAATTGAAGGCCCGGGGGCCAGAATGCGGTAGGGTCTTCAAGCCCCACGCTTGATTCTCGAGATTCATGGGCCTAGAACTTCGATCCGAACCTTCGCATCTATCTATTTTATCTTAGAGGATGAACCACGCCCTCGTTATCGCCCCTCGCTACTGCTCAACCTCGCTATCGTATTGATTCTTGCCGGCCCTTCCAGATTCCAATTCCTTATTGAGATCGAGATCTTGTTCCATTAGACCCAGTTCGGTCAGATCAGTTCCATAATCTAGCTTGCCGGGGCCGGGCTTGAAGTCTTTGGTCGGGCCGGCCGTAATGAATGATCGTTGTTCGAGAACAAAACAATAAGACTTTAGGGTTTCGCTATCGCTCTTCGCCTAAAGCCGTAACTTCGTTGTTAAACCTTCGCTATCGCGAGAATATAGCGATCGAAGACGCTCAGCAGCTTCGCGTATTACGAAAGCCGTATTGCCCGAAGGGCATGCTGCAAGAGCGTGGGCGAGTGGTAAGCGTAGGAGGCGCGCCCGAAGGGCAGCGGCAGCAGTGTGGTTCCAGGTGCCGTCGCGTCATTGAGATCTGCGGGGACTTCGACTGCCTTGTATCGGGTGAAGAAAAGGGGTGGTAGGCTTAGTAGGGCTCGAACCTACAATATCACCGTTATGAGCGGTACGTTTCAACCAATTAAACTATAAGCCCCTACGGATCTCTACATGCAATTCGCTCACTTCGGCAAGAGCGGACGGAAAGAGGGGGCCTTTGCTCTATCTGCTTCTTCCTCTTCCCAGGAATGGAATGaagaattagaaaaaaaaatgaccCCTGCTAATCTATGCAAGACAGGTTTGGACGGACTGGTAAGTTCAAGTTGGAAACATAGCAGAGGCTCTGATGCTTAGGAGAGGAGACTGTTTCACTGTCACTAGAGTGTATGACACGCAGTGTCCTCTTTCCCGGCCGCCTTCCTTCCGACCCTCGGAGTATACAATGACAACTCCCAGACACTCATGCCCGATCGTGAAACTGCCTGTTGAACGTGAACCCACCAACAGGCCTAGAAACAACTGAATATAAACAGAAGCTGCTTTAATTGAATAGAATATATGGATAGGGTCACAATATCCAGATGATGTGCCATAACCAAGAATTGATTTTCATGATCATCCCTGCAACCAGTACAACCTTTGCTTATCAATCTCAAGTTTTATGTATAAAAGCTCTTCAATTCAATAATGTTACAAAAATCCAGCAGCATAAGAACAAAAATCAAGAACAAAAGACACCATTAAGCCCTAATTCACAATGGACTTTTCATTTTGGCTTTAACCAAAAAGGCTAACTAAACTACAAGTGATAAACTGCTTCTATTTCTTCTTGCTTGTTCTCTTTCGCTTTTCACTCAACGCTGCCTTAATTTTTGCAAATTCTTTTAATGATGCATCGGTTCTTTTAAACGAGAACGTCTCGAGATCTGCAACATCTCTACTAAGTGATTGGTTCATTGCTGAATCCTGTATGTTTGCTGTTGGAGCTGAAGCAATGTTATCGTCTGTCAAAGTAATCTGGCTAGCTTCTGCAGTTCCCTGCACGTCTCCGTCACTTGGAATACTTGATCCCGAAGCATCATCATGCCTGTTGGCTTCAGAGTTGGTGGTTATTGCGGTAGCGGGTTTTGCAGGCTCTTCCTTGTCAAAAGCAATATCTGGCAGGATTTGCCTGATGCTGAATGAACTGCTAGAATTACTAGCAACTAACTGTGTCCATGAAGATTTGTGGAGCCAGGTTGAACCTCTTCCTACTGAAGCAGAGACTGATTTAATAGGTTGAGCTTCTGCAGTGTCTACATCCTTTTCATCTACTTGATCTCTCTGATATTCTGGCATCTGCGATCCTCCCTTTTCTGAAGCAGAATCCGCATTCCTAGGCTGAGCTTCTGCAGTGTCTTCAACCTTTTCATCTAGTTGGTCTTCCTGACATTCATGCATTAGGGAATTCTTGTTTCCACCTCCTCCTtccttttctgaatcagaatcCATGTTAGTAGGTTGAGCTTCTGCAGTATCTTCAACCTTTTTATCTAAATGATCTCCCTGATATTCATGCACCAATGATTTCTCGTTTTCATCTCTTCCTCCCTTTTCTGAAGCAGAATCTATGTTAGTAGGCTGAGCTTCTGCAGTATCTTCCACCATTTTATCTAAATGATCTCTCTGATATTCATGCACAAGTGATTTCTCGTTTTCACTGTCACTGAAGTTCGGTGAGGCATTAAATTTGCGTTGCTTGTTCTTCTTCGATGAATATCTTCCACCCTTTTCTGAAGCAGAATCCATTTTAGTAGGCTGAGCTTCTGCCGTATCTTCCACCTTTTTATCATGCGTCGGTGATTTCTCGTTTTCACTGTCACTGAAGTTGAGCGAGGTATTAAATTTGTGttgcttgtccttcttcttcttcgatgaAGTGCTAGGCAATATGTCAGAGATGGTGATTGAACTTTTACTCCTATCCCCAACAAGTTCTCGCCATGAAGACTTCTGTGACCATGAAACTGTGCTACTGAACTGTTTAGTGCTTGATTGTGATTCAATATTTTTGGCTCCAGAAGTGATTGCTGACCCTTTCAATTGAGCTTGCGAACTCCCCTCACCTCCAGAAACAATAGGCACAGATTCATTTGCGTTATTTCCTTCATCTTTTCTTGTCTTCTTTTTTAGCGGAAGATGAGTTGGTCCGTCATTAGAAGCTTTCctcttatttatttttgaatccTTGACATAAAgcaaataaatttcaaattcaaacctttggttaaaaaataaaacacaaatgGAAGCCAAATAGAAAACTGAACTCCATAAATTAAGCAAAAGGTCGTACCTGATTGGGCCAGGTTGTTTGCCTTCCGCGGCTTACCACATTAATTATGAGGTTATCGTCATCTGTACCTTCAGCCTCATCAAGTTGCAAATCATTAATCTCCATGACAGAATCATTATCATTATCTGTACCTTCAGTCTCATCAAGTTGCAAATCATTAATCTCCTTGACAgaatcatcttcttccttggtCAATTCAACATCATTACAAGCAGCGCTAGAAACAGTTTCAGTCTCAAAGAGCTTATAcatcacagaattcatcaactGTATTTCTTCTTTATTCATCCCACCACCTTGATCTTCCACAACAGGAATTTGTTTTTCTCCAACACGATATAGAGAACCACAGTGCTCTTCACAATCACAAAAGTACGTAGGAAGAGGAGGAACTTCAACACGTCTGAAACTGTATTTATGCTTACCAGTTCCGGTAAATGGTAGTGATTTCACCTGTATAGAAACTTACATGtaattatgaaaaaatattttgataatttaatgAAACAGGCTTCACCAACACAGCATCCACCAGCCCCCACATAAAAAAAAGGCATCTTTAGCAAAGGTTACCTTCCGTAATCTCGGGAAGAAAAGTCGCAATTGCTTCTTTTCTGAAATGATGCCTTTCTTGAGCTTCTCTGGAGGCTctgtattatatatattaacatCATCATTAGCAGTTGATGTATTACTTGCTAACTGGGCATCTTCATCCCATTCTCGTTTCATGCGATCGAGATAATCTTCTTTAGCCTTCTCAAGTCTCAGTCTCCCACCTTTCCAGACACACCCATTGTACTGCACAGTAACAATTTTACTTAGAAGCTAAAGAAGAGAATTTCCTAAAGTATGAGAAGATTAGGCCCTAAATCGCAAAAAACAGTGCTACGATTTAAACTTTAATATCGAACCATATATTCTGGGAGTTGATATTTGGTTTACTACAAAATCATAATGTGAATTTGACAAGGCAATCAAGCAAATATTTATGAAGAATGAAGCACACATTCTATCTCATAAGTCAAGGACTCAAGTCATGAGTTATAACTAAAAGAGATTATGCATATGGACAATCCAGCAGCGCATTTTACATGGTAAAACACCCAAAAACAATGAGAAATgtctttgaaataaaaaaacaactcAATTCAAGTGCAAGAGGTAAAAATAAAAGCTTACTGTATTGAAAAGCTTGGGGAGGGAATCACGAGAATGGTGTGAGAAGTCGATATAGGCAAAACTACGGCCTTTGGTCCTGATGATGTCCACTGCTTCAATCTCAACACCCATTTTTGAAAATGTTCCACACAAATCATCGCTTGTCACGCTCTCCCCTAAACCTCCCACATATATTCTTACGTTTTTGGTTGTCAAATCCTCATCTTTTCTCTCCATGTCcatctcttctcttctttctaCAATTAAATGAATGTCACTAGCACCCACAGTTGAAAATGAATGGAAAGTGGAAACACACGACAACACAACACATCATATGAAGCAAGCCAATTCTAGGGAAACTCTGAAATAAAAAAATCCCCAATGGATTTCTTTACAAAAGCAATCAATAATAATCACATAAGATGAAGATTCCTAATTTGAAAATAATGTTTTGAATAAAACTGATTCATTTATTAACAAAAGATCAGACTCTGAAATGGCCAAATTACCTATTTGCACCGGATGACTTCCACCATGGCATTGCTTGTCTGGGTAAGAACCTCCATCTTCATCATTATCCGTGTGCTGATCAGCTCCACCATAGCCATTTACAGCGCTTCTGCTT comes from the Euphorbia lathyris chromosome 5, ddEupLath1.1, whole genome shotgun sequence genome and includes:
- the LOC136230155 gene encoding protein REPRESSOR OF SILENCING 3 isoform X2, with product MLMYGQEGSEGYQGRIGRGGSKRGGGGGSMRGGRGGSKRGGGGGGSRRDGDGMLCPKPRSAVNGYGGADQHTDNDEDGGSYPDKQCHGGSHPVQIERREEMDMERKDEDLTTKNVRIYVGGLGESVTSDDLCGTFSKMGVEIEAVDIIRTKGRSFAYIDFSHHSRDSLPKLFNTYNGCVWKGGRLRLEKAKEDYLDRMKREWDEDAQLASNTSTANDDVNIYNTEPPEKLKKGIISEKKQLRLFFPRLRKVKSLPFTGTGKHKYSFRRVEVPPLPTYFCDCEEHCGSLYRVGEKQIPVVEDQGGGMNKEEIQLMNSVMYKLFETETVSSAACNDVELTKEEDDSVKEINDLQLDETEGTDNDNDSVMEINDLQLDEAEGTDDDNLIINVVSRGRQTTWPNQDSKINKRKASNDGPTHLPLKKKTRKDEGNNANESVPIVSGGEGSSQAQLKGSAITSGAKNIESQSSTKQFSSTVSWSQKSSWRELVGDRSKSSITISDILPSTSSKKKKDKQHKFNTSLNFSDSENEKSPTHDKKVEDTAEAQPTKMDSASEKGGRYSSKKNKQRKFNASPNFSDSENEKSLVHEYQRDHLDKMVEDTAEAQPTNIDSASEKGGRDENEKSLVHEYQGDHLDKKVEDTAEAQPTNMDSDSEKEGGGGNKNSLMHECQEDQLDEKVEDTAEAQPRNADSASEKGGSQMPEYQRDQVDEKDVDTAEAQPIKSVSASVGRGSTWLHKSSWTQLVASNSSSSFSIRQILPDIAFDKEEPAKPATAITTNSEANRHDDASGSSIPSDGDVQGTAEASQITLTDDNIASAPTANIQDSAMNQSLSRDVADLETFSFKRTDASLKEFAKIKAALSEKRKRTSKKK
- the LOC136230155 gene encoding protein REPRESSOR OF SILENCING 3 isoform X1, which gives rise to MLMYGQEGSEGYQGRIGRGGSKRGGGGGSMRGGRGGSKRGGGGGGSRRDGDGMLCPKPSRSAVNGYGGADQHTDNDEDGGSYPDKQCHGGSHPVQIERREEMDMERKDEDLTTKNVRIYVGGLGESVTSDDLCGTFSKMGVEIEAVDIIRTKGRSFAYIDFSHHSRDSLPKLFNTYNGCVWKGGRLRLEKAKEDYLDRMKREWDEDAQLASNTSTANDDVNIYNTEPPEKLKKGIISEKKQLRLFFPRLRKVKSLPFTGTGKHKYSFRRVEVPPLPTYFCDCEEHCGSLYRVGEKQIPVVEDQGGGMNKEEIQLMNSVMYKLFETETVSSAACNDVELTKEEDDSVKEINDLQLDETEGTDNDNDSVMEINDLQLDEAEGTDDDNLIINVVSRGRQTTWPNQDSKINKRKASNDGPTHLPLKKKTRKDEGNNANESVPIVSGGEGSSQAQLKGSAITSGAKNIESQSSTKQFSSTVSWSQKSSWRELVGDRSKSSITISDILPSTSSKKKKDKQHKFNTSLNFSDSENEKSPTHDKKVEDTAEAQPTKMDSASEKGGRYSSKKNKQRKFNASPNFSDSENEKSLVHEYQRDHLDKMVEDTAEAQPTNIDSASEKGGRDENEKSLVHEYQGDHLDKKVEDTAEAQPTNMDSDSEKEGGGGNKNSLMHECQEDQLDEKVEDTAEAQPRNADSASEKGGSQMPEYQRDQVDEKDVDTAEAQPIKSVSASVGRGSTWLHKSSWTQLVASNSSSSFSIRQILPDIAFDKEEPAKPATAITTNSEANRHDDASGSSIPSDGDVQGTAEASQITLTDDNIASAPTANIQDSAMNQSLSRDVADLETFSFKRTDASLKEFAKIKAALSEKRKRTSKKK